One part of the Saccharomyces mikatae IFO 1815 strain IFO1815 genome assembly, chromosome: 1 genome encodes these proteins:
- the GIP4 gene encoding protein phosphatase regulator GIP4 (similar to Saccharomyces cerevisiae GIP4 (YAL031C); ancestral locus Anc_7.61), whose product MVDVQKRKKLLAKAAASVSVPAIKGSIPLDSFDIKIIQYKNALYKLNELNRLLNILVPHLKKKREKNDESYKIIPLVNFILSLCEGPIFNVSPVLAKRYHLLCQFQLVKLNEVQQRLSTNFIDVEGWMFSEEVPLDYYKSCIYNNSLQWKILHCLSCIAQNAIKIYNAKLRQILLERDAYKSRSLSFDTSIIEDLLNPVEMSLILDLAVLINDPIKDKSTNSFYKLQWQVMEKLNSCVLSKIFPILRAYYNQLQKFSERRPISLQNLQKDLPHWEWTLHRIYTFHLRVFSVLCVIISLSRQIFLPNKQHFLDIKTRLCSENAYEYDLIICELSALLSPENDDSTALLELQENLRFWTQTTRTDNNLSRTPIFHLQSGLVIELFNNQICKVIPKLRSIMTLLSSWMDCWKYIEKNYKTFDGTNDLQDTLSEKLERDKTAYLERKNTKNKLKKRPSITKLPASPSPCPSPLSSASPSRQPSFESIRTRARAHLASTSPKSPSLSPIRTTFNNKSVEMKKNMVSPEKRKIVNGRRPRSSSLQSYTNKQQTSYLNSTRHPPIVPPSKLNTQRSNSLQPSTMTLNQRIVQDTVRHLMNKTSSTPNSSASSSLAPSPKIPSINNTSMKSSSTLTTNSSETLAIETLNLDPELSCGDLLIKRVRFTGVPPMTEAENPKPTKVGWYKKPAVLHYPPIPASAMIKPLQHKSRYNKLRQEEGFTFRRSLRDELELENGDSSSETTMMPFGIEIKESTGHRIASKIRNKLR is encoded by the coding sequence ATGGTGGATGtgcaaaagagaaaaaaattgcttGCTAAAGCTGCTGCCAGTGTTTCTGTCCCGGCAATCAAAGGTTCGATTCCGTTGGACTCGTTCGATATAAAGATCATTCAATACAAGAATGCTCTTTATAAGTTGAATGAACTAAACAGGCTACTGAATATACTGGTACCgcatttgaagaaaaagagagagaaaaaTGATGAGTCCTACAAAATTATTCCCCTTGTTAATTTCATCTTATCGCTTTGTGAGGGCCCTATTTTTAATGTAAGCCCCGTATTAGCTAAGAGGTATCACCTACTCTGTCAGTTTCAGTTGGTAAAGCTGAACGAAGTGCAACAGAGATTATCAACTAATTTTATTGATGTCGAGGGGTGGATGTTCTCTGAGGAGGTACCCCTAGATTATTATAAATCGTGTATATACAATAACTCGCTTCAGTGGAAGATTCTGCATTGCCTTTCTTGCATTGCCCAAAATGCCATCAAGATTTACAATGCTAAATTGAGACAGATTCTGCTGGAAAGGGATGCGTATAAATCCCGGTCGCTTTCGTTTGACACTTCGATCATTGAAGATCTGCTAAATCCAGTCGAAATGTCATTAATTCTGGATTTGGCGGTCTTGATCAACGACCCAATTAAGGATAAGTCCACTAATTCCTTTTACAAGTTGCAATGGCAAGTAATGGAAAAGTTGAACTCCTGtgttctttcaaaaatcttTCCCATTCTGAGAGCCTATTATAACCAATTGCAGAAATTTTCGGAGAGAAGACCTATTTCGCTGCAAAATTTACAGAAAGATCTGCCGCATTGGGAATGGACCTTACACAGGATATACACTTTCCACTTACGTGTCTTTTCTGTGCTGTGTGTCATTATTAGCCTCTCTagacaaatttttttaccgAATAAACAACACTTCTTAGATATTAAAACAAGATTGTGTAGCGAAAATGCGTATGAATATGATCTGATTATCTGTGAGTTGAGCGCTTTATTATCCCCAGAGAACGATGATAGCACGGCTTTGTTGGAATTGCAAGAGAATTTGAGGTTTTGGACTCAAACGACTCGTACCGATAATAATTTATCGAGAACACCTATTTTCCACCTTCAGTCTGGTCTGGTCATCGAATTGTTCAATAATCAGATCTGCAAAGTTATACCCAAATTGAGATCCATTATGACATTATTGTCTAGTTGGATGGATTGCTGGaaatatattgaaaaaaattacaagACCTTTGATGGTACCAATGACTTACAAGATACATTGAGTGAAAAACTAGAAAGGGATAAGACGGCTTATTTAGAACGTAAAAACACGAAAAACAAGTTAAAGAAAAGGCCATCAATAACGAAGCTACCAGCCTCACCTTCTCCATGTCCCTCTCCCCTCTCTTCAGCAAGTCCATCAAGACAACCGTCATTCGAGAGCATAAGAACGAGAGCAAGAGCTCATCTAGCCTCTACTTCACCTAAGTCGCCCTCACTTTCGCCTATAAGGACCACCTTTAACAATAAGAGTGtagaaatgaagaaaaatatggtGTCCCcagagaaaagaaaaatagttAACGGCAGAAGACCAAGATCCTCCTCTTTGCAATCATATacaaacaaacaacaaACCTCTTATCTGAATTCCACAAGGCATCCGCCAATAGTTCCCCCTTCGAAGCTCAACACTCAAAGATCAAATTCCTTGCAGCCCTCAACGATGACATtgaatcaaagaattgTCCAGGATACGGTGCGCcatttgatgaacaaaaCTTCGTCTACACCCAATTCATCTGCATCTTCGTCCTTGGCACCTTCGCCCAAGATACCTAGTATAAATAACACCTCAATGAAATCATCAAGCACCCTGACAACCAATAGCAGTGAGACTTTGGCCATAGAGACATTAAATCTAGATCCAGAATTAAGCTGCGGTGATTTATTGATTAAAAGGGTGAGATTCACTGGTGTACCGCCAATGACTGAAGCAGAAAACCCTAAGCCCACAAAGGTCGGGTGGTACAAGAAGCCAGCAGTGCTGCACTATCCCCCAATTCCTGCATCAGCAATGATTAAGCCATTACAACACAAGTCCAGATACAACAAATTAagacaagaagaaggcTTCACCTTTAGAAGAAGTCTTCGGGATGAATTAGAATTGGAAAATGGTGATAGTAGCTCAGAAACTACTATGATGCCATTTGGGATCGAAATCAAGGAGTCGACTGGGCATAGAATAGCTTCTAAGATCAGAAACAAATTGAGATAA
- the MTW1 gene encoding MIND complex subunit MTW1 (similar to Saccharomyces cerevisiae MTW1 (YAL034W-A); ancestral locus Anc_7.53) has protein sequence MSAPTMRSTSILTEHLGYPPISLVDDIINAVNEIMYKCTAAMEKYLLSKSRIGENDYGEEIKSGVAKLESLLENSVDKNFDKLELYVLRNVLRIPEEYLDANVFRLENQKDLVIVDDNELKRSEEELREKVNNVELAFKTNEALLKSVAKVKKLLVTIRGFKQKLNELLKCKDDEQLRTILGSLQPIDDTVTLLTNSLRKLYVDSESTSSTEEVEALLQRLKSNGKLNPKDYRTRYLDSRTNSVLRKLGLLDDNKRENHSSELGVTKQEREITNLNIEDPQLDLLDELL, from the coding sequence ATGTCCGCACCAACTATGAGATCTACGTCAATATTGACAGAGCATTTGGGGTACCCACCCATTTCACTTGTCGACGATATCATTAATGCTGTAAATGAAATCATGTACAAATGCACAGCTGCCATGGAGAAGTATCTACTATCTAAGAGCAGGATTGGTGAAAACGATTATGgggaagaaattaaaagtGGTGTTGCCAAGTTAGAATCGCTACTCGAGAACTCCGTagataaaaattttgacAAACTAGAACTATACGTCTTAAGAAACGTCCTTCGAATCCCTGAAGAGTATTTAGACGCCAATGTCTTTAGGTTGGAGAATCAGAAGGACCTAGTTATCGTAGATGATAACGAGTTAAAGAGAAGCGAGGAAGAACTCCGAGAGAAAGTGAATAATGTTGAGTTGGCGTTCAAAACGAATGAAGCGCTATTGAAAAGTGTTGCCaaagtgaaaaaactaCTAGTGACCATAAGAGGTTTCAAGCAAAAATTAAACGAGTTactgaaatgcaaggatgATGAGCAATTGCGAACAATTCTAGGGTCGTTACAACCTATAGATGATACGGTAACGTTACTGACTAATTCTTTGCGTAAATTATATGTCGACAGTGAGAGTACTAGTTCAACGGAAGAAGTTGAGGCATTATTACAGAGATTGAAGTCCAATGGTAAACTTAATCCAAAGGATTATAGAACGCGATATCTCGATTCAAGGACGAACAGTGTCCTACGAAAACTGGGGCTATTAGATGATAACAAGAGAGAAAACCATTCTAGTGAATTGGGTGTGACGAAGCAAGAAAGAGAGATCACCAATCTAAATATCGAAGATCCCCAATTGGATTTACTTGACGAACTGCTATAA
- the POP5 gene encoding RNA-binding protein POP5 (similar to Saccharomyces cerevisiae POP5 (YAL033W); ancestral locus Anc_7.59), with product MVRLKSRYILFEILFPPTNSNVEETMSKVDLLLSHHRASPADVSIKSIVQEIRRSLSLNLGDYGSAKCSSLLQVKYFSNRTSTGIIRCHREDCDLVIMTLMLMSKIGDVGELIVNPVKVSGTIKKIEQFAMRRNSKILNLIKSGQSSRFGDNDFAVNDLRNIDNTNENEIENEND from the coding sequence ATGGTGCGCTTGAAGAGTAGATACAtcctttttgaaattctGTTTCCCCCTACAAACAGCAATGTCGAGGAAACCATGTCGAAGGTAGACCTATTGCTTTCGCATCATAGGGCATCGCCGGCGGATGTGTCCATAAAGTCGATAGTGCAAGAAATACGACGCTCGCTATCTTTGAATCTGGGTGATTATGGTTCTGCTAAGTGTAGCTCTCTTTTACAGGTGAAATACTTCTCGAATAGGACGTCTACGGGGATAATACGATGTCATCGAGAGGATTGCGACCTTGTTATCATGACATTGATGCTGATGTCAAAAATTGGCGATGTTGGTGAACTGATCGTGAACCCCGTCAAGGTAAGTGGGACTATTAAGAAAATAGAGCAATTTGCCATGAGAAGAAACTCTAAAATTTTGAATCTAATTAAGAGTGGTCAATCATCACGATTCGGCGATAACGATTTTGCTGTTAACGACTTGAGGAATATAGATAATACAAACGAGAACGAGATCGAAAACGAGAACGATTAG
- the FUN19 gene encoding Fun19p (similar to Saccharomyces cerevisiae FUN19 (YAL034C) and YOR338W; ancestral locus Anc_7.55) has translation MGLYSPESEKSQLNMNYNPKDNSQSIFRRLNQNLKVNNNSNDNDRSGMNMSDFSNASPYGRSYNVRINQNSQNNGNGCFSGSIDSLVDEHIIPSPPLSPKPESELHHNGISQISSSALVESTPKGLVEDVLFVKPAWPNGLSRKRYRYATYGFLSQYKIFSNLVQPYSKNIINRYNNLAYNARQKYSKFNDEMTPSSSRLPSPIASPNLNRQARYDMRKQAFYNNNLEKFESDTEWIPRKRKVYSPQRRTMTTSPHRVKKFSPSASAPHTNIASIEAIHEAPQYIPNVSWKKLPDLSPSLTTLPADSNKSLKIEWKGSPMDLSADPLRDELHPAELMLAQTLRLPCDLYLDSKRRLFLEKVYRLRKGLPFRRTDAQKACRIDVNKASRLFQAFEKVGWLQDSNFTKYL, from the coding sequence ATGGGTTTATATTCTCCTGAATCTGAAAAGTCCCAATTAAATATGAACTACAATCCAAAGGATAATTCGCAATCCATTTTCAGACGTTTGAACCAGAATTTGAAAGTCAACAACAATAGCAACGATAACGATAGAAGTGGTATGAACATGAGTGATTTTAGCAATGCTTCACCATACGGGCGTTCGTACAACGTTAGAATTAACCAGAACTCACAGAATAATGGTAATGGATGTTTCTCTGGGAGCATTGACTCCTTGGTTGACGAACATATAATACCATCTCCACCTTTGTCACCCAAACCAGAGTCAGAATTGCACCATAATGGCATATCCCAGATATCTTCCTCAGCACTGGTGGAATCTACTCCCAAAGGCCTAGTAGAGGATGTACTGTTCGTAAAACCTGCATGGCCGAATGGGTTATCGAGGAAAAGATATCGTTACGCTACTTATGGGTTTTTGTCGCAGtacaaaattttcagcAATTTGGTTCAACCATATTCTAAGAACATTATCAACAGGTACAATAACTTGGCCTACAATGCTAGACAAAAATACTCTAAatttaatgatgaaatgaCTCCTTCTTCCTCTAGATTACCTTCCCCAATAGCATCTCCTAATTTGAATAGACAAGCGAGATATGATATGAGGAAACAAGCATTTTACAATAACAATTTGGAGAAGTTTGAATCAGATACCGAATGGATACCCCGTAAACGCAAAGTATACTCACCGCAAAGAAGAACGATGACTACGAGTCCTCATCGTGTTAAGAAGTTCTCGCCCTCGGCATCCGCCCCTCATACTAATATTGCGTCCATCGAGGCGATTCATGAAGCCCCTCAGTATATACCTAATGTCTCATGGAAGAAACTACCAGACCTATCTCCGTCTTTAACTACCCTTCCTGCAGACTCTAATAAATCACTAAAAATCGAGTGGAAGGGGTCTCCAATGGACCTCTCCGCCGATCCATTAAGGGACGAACTACATCCTGCTGAGCTAATGTTGGCTCAAACTTTACGGTTACCTTGCGACCTATATCTGGATTCCAAGAGAAGGTTATTTTTGGAGAAAGTTTATAGATTAAGGAAGGGACTACCATTCAGAAGAACTGATGCTCAGAAAGCCTGCAGGATTGATGTAAATAAGGCATCCAGACTGTTCCAAGCTTTCGAGAAAGTTGGTTGGCTACAGGATTCAAATTTTACTAAATACTTATGA
- the SNC1 gene encoding SNAP receptor SNC1 (similar to Saccharomyces cerevisiae SNC1 (YAL030W) and SNC2 (YOR327C); ancestral locus Anc_7.67) has translation MSSSAPFDPYALSEQDEERPQNVQSKSKTAELQAEIDDTVGIMRDNINKVAERGERLTSIEDKADNLAVSAQGFKRGANRVRKAMWYKDLKMKLCLALVIIILLVVIIVPIAVHFSR, from the exons ATGTCATCATCTGCTCCTTTTGATCCATATGCTCTATCCGAGCAGGATGAAGAGCGACCCCAGAATGTCCAGTCCAAGTCCAAAACTGCTGAACTACAAGCT GAAATTGATGATACTGTAGGAATAATGAGAGACAACATAAATAAAGTGGCTGAAAGAGGTGAAAGATTAACGTCCATTGAAGATAAAGCCGATAATTTGGCAGTTTCTGCGCAAGGTTTTAAGAGAGGTGCCAATAGAGTGAGAAAAGCAATGTGGTACAAGGATTTAAAGATGAAACTGTGTTTAGCCTTagtcatcatcatattACTTGTTGTGATCATCGTGCCCATTGCAGTTCACTTTAGTCGATAG
- the PRP45 gene encoding mRNA splicing protein PRP45 (similar to Saccharomyces cerevisiae PRP45 (YAL032C); ancestral locus Anc_7.60) has translation MLSSRLPPPKHSQRQISSTLSSDRVEPKILTNQIAKNIKLDDFIPKRQSNFELSVPLPTKADIQECTARTKSYIQRLVNAKLSNSNNRASSRYVTETHQAPADLILNNGRHIEVVSKQMDPLLPRFVGKKARKVVAPAENDEVVPVLHMGGSNDKEEADPNDWKIPAAVSNWKNPNGYTVALERRVGKSSNNESNINDGFAKLSEALENADKKARQEIKSKMELKRIAMEQEALAKESKLKELSQRSRYHNVSSQTGAVVKPKKQMSTVARLKELAYSQGRDVSEKVILGAAKRSEQPDLQYDSRYFTRGANASAKRHEDQVYDSPLFVQQDIESIYKTNYEQLDQAVNLKSKGANGSHGPIQFTKAESNDKPEDYGAQNEQ, from the coding sequence ATGCTAAGTAGTAGGTTACCACCTCCAAAACACTCACAACGACAGATTTCGAGTACCTTGAGCTCAGATCGTGTTGAGCCGAAAATATTAACTAATCAAATCGCCAAAAACATTAAGcttgatgattttattcCGAAGAGACAATCTAATTTCGAACTATCGGTACCTCTTCCGACCAAGGCAGACATCCAGGAATGTACGGCAAGAACCAAGTCGTACATCCAACGGCTAGTCAATGCGAAATTGTCGAATTCAAACAATAGGGCATCGTCGAGATATGTCACCGAAACGCATCAGGCACCCGCTGATTTGATATTGAACAATGGCCGGCATATTGAAGTTGTTTCTAAGCAGATGGACCCATTATTGCCAAGGTTTGTTGGGAAAAAGGCTAGAAAGGTAGTTGCACCCGCGGAAAACGATGAAGTGGTGCCTGTTCTTCATATGGGTGGCAGcaatgataaagaagaagctgaTCCAAATGACTGGAAGATACCTGCTGCGGTATCGAACTGGAAAAACCCCAATGGTTATACCGTGGCCTTGGAAAGACGTGTAGGTAAATCCTCTAACAATGAGAGTAATATTAATGATGGGTTTGCGAAGCTTTCTGAGGCGTTGGAAAATGCTGACAAGAAGGCAAGGCAAGAGATCAAGTCCAAAATGGAATTGAAAAGGATTGCCATGGAACAAGAAGCACTGGCTAAAGAATCTAAGTTGAAAGAGTTGAGTCAGCGCAGCAGGTATCACAATGTGTCCTCTCAAACGGGGGCAGTAGTGAAACCTAAGAAGCAAATGAGTACAGTGGCAAGACTAAAGGAGCTGGCATACTCCCAAGGAAGGGACGTGTCTGAAAAGGTAATTCTGGGCGCAGCAAAGCGTTCAGAACAACCGGATCTACAATATGATTCAAGATACTTCACAAGAGGTGCAAACGCTTCCGCTAAAAGACATGAGGACCAGGTTTACGATAGCCCACTTTTTGTCCAGCAGGACATTGAAAGTATATATAAGACCAACTACGAACAGTTGGATCAAGCAGTTAATCTCAAAAGCAAAGGTGCTAATGGTTCTCATGGCCCCATCCAATTCACGAAAGCTGAATCCAACGATAAACCAGAAGACTACGGAGCTCAGAATGAGCAGTAG